From Gossypium raimondii isolate GPD5lz chromosome 11, ASM2569854v1, whole genome shotgun sequence:
AGGACTTTTAATGAGGGGACAATGTCTGCTGTATACACTTCTTGAAAGGGTATTGCATGTTGATGTTTTATGTTGTATATATTCTTAGTATCAAATTCAATGCTAAACAGTATGGAGGAAATTTCAGCATATGATTCCATACTTTGCTCCCCGGACTTGGGGGTATATGCTGGtcgaatttttaagtttttcatatatattgtACTCATGTCTGAAAATGAAACAGCTTAGGATGATTCATTAAGCCGAATCATCCCAAACAATCAGAAGCTACAAACTGGAACTGGAAtgtagttatttaatttaaagaggAGAATTTGTGAATATGTAGACAGGTGGCTTTGAACTTGTCGACACTGTAAAGCTAAACAATATATGCTATCAAAATATTATGCCAAATTTGGGAAATTCAGGCgaaccaaaccaaaccaaatgaCTATCAAACATGCAGTCATATCAAGTCCTTATGAAACTTGTGTTCACAAATTCAGGATGACATCTGGTGTTGGTTGGCTCATCATCAACCATCACCCATCTCCCAGCTTCAAACAACCATGGATGAAGAGGGGTTTCTTCAAGATTTTCTGGAACTTCTGCTTAGTTATTATTTCTCACTAAAGAACTAATTCTTTTCAGATCCCAGAGGGCTGATGTTTTGATTCGTTAGATGTTCCTCTGTCAACAATAAAGAATATGTGTTCTGATtcgtattattattattattagattgAATCCCTAACTTGCATAGAGTTGCTTGCAAGCAGAGTATAACGATCCAATTTACTTCCATTATAAagtaaatacatttaaaattaaatttagatttatgCAGAAAACGAAATATTTTAgacataacattaaaaaaatatacataattggTTTGTTTTATAGATGCATATTGTGTGATTCAACGGcatataatcaaaataagtTGAGAAGTTTTGTTTATGAATTTTGGATCCAATATATCCGTATTTTgcataaatttagataaaatttaaaagcaataatttgaatatctcctatgttttgcaaaataaaattaatatttaatattttttacattaacACCTTTTTGTTTCGAAGACAGGCAGCCCATCTTCGCTGCTTCAATATTTGAGgctgaaaatattattaatgacATCAAAACGAACCGTTTTATAGCATCCTCTGGAACGGTAAAACGGCGCGTATTTCAAACTCCAGAAGATCCaacctcttcttcttttctcacTTGTCACTTTTCTCCGATCCGATCTAGGGTTTGTCCGTCGGAGATCGAAATGGGCGTTGTAATCGAAAGCTCCGTTTGGGTACCTAGTTCTTCCGTCTACatcttcattttcctttcttgtttcttctcactttctctcttcccTTTCTACCTTTCCAAGCACGCCCCTACTAAATCACCTCCTTTCTACGACCACCCAACCTTCGCCTCTTCTCTCCGCTTCCAACGTTACTTTCTCCTTCTCTATTCCCTCGCCtcaggtaaatttttttttctttttttctgaattgaaagggaaaaaaagtttATCTGATTTCTACATAATCGTTTTCGCAGTGTTGGAAGGATTATGGTCTGTGTACGGAGAGTTTGAGCTGGTTTACTATGGAATTACCAAGGAAGATACAGTGACGTTTATGCTTATTGGATTTGGAGCTGCTCTTTTTGTCGGTAGTTTCTTAGGCCTTCTCTCTGATTTAATGTGAGTAAAACTTAATCTTTCCATGTTTCTATTGCCTTTTTTTCAGTGAATTAACCCAATTTATTTATGAATCGTTGGGTGATATAGAATCTGaaagttttgattattttttctttattttttgtcatTCATGTAGAGGTCGAAAGAAATCTTGTTTGGTGTTTTATATCTTTCACCTTGTTGTTGGGATATGGAAGAGGATTACATCAAGTCCTAGCTTTTGGGTAGCAAATGTGTGTTTATCTTTGGCAACATCAATATTTTCCTCCAGTTTCGAGACATGGGCTGTTGTTGAACATGACAAGGTTGGTGCAAAGATACTTTTAGTTCTCTCTGTTGATACATTCCTCGGTTTGCAATCCAAAAGCGACAAGTTTGAACATAATGGTATCAACTTTCTTTGGGTTTTTTTCTTCAGGGTCATAGGCAAGATCTTTTGAATGAAACATTTTGGTTGATGACTTTTTTCGAGTCCGCGGCTTTGATTGGAAGTCAGGTGATGAGCAATTGGATGGTGGGTGGTAATTTGGAGAAAGAAATTGCATGTCCTTCCACTGCAGCTATTCTTACGGCAATAGTAGGCATTATCTGTATTTCCAGAGTTTATGGTGGGAGTCCTCAGACAGTGACCTTTAAGGAATATAAAGTGTCCTTTTACTCATATATCCTTTGTGGTAAGAATTTTCTAGTTccattaattgtttttaatttgttcatgGAAGCATTCTTGTAACATTGAACATTTTAATATGGCAATTTTAGCAGCCATTTGAAATTAGCTTGATTTGTTACTAAACACTATGAATTATAGTATTAAATGTGTTTCCCATGATTAAATACACGAAACTGTTTTAGATTGGAGTTGCTCCTGAGTTCACTCTcctttaaatttcttttacgGGTGATGATGGGTTTGATTGCTACATAATTGTATGATGGAATACTGTtaccagaaaagaaaaatgttttgactagCTAAACTGCTTATGTTCTGCAGATAGAAGGATATGGTTACTAGCATGCGCACAATCTTGCCTTCATTTCTCCATAGTAGTTTTCTGGATTCTCTGGGCCCCGACACTGGTGGTAAGATCATATCTTTTGTTGAGAAGAATGTTTGCTTGGTTctcagtttttttatttctttttgttaagTTTTGAACTTGTCATCTTGGAAGCTTTATGTCTTTGAAACCTAtcaatttaagataattttttcATGTGTTACAGGCTGATGGTCGAGAAGTGTATCTAGGGTTGATGTATCCATGTGTGTTGGGGGCAAGGATGTTAGGAAGTACACTGTTCCCATGGTTTATTAATGCACCACTTCGAACTGAGGATTGCTTGGTTTATGCATTTATCATACAGGGTCTTCTTTTGTCTATAATAGCTTTTGATTACCAGGTATGTGTACTATGCCTCTATATCTATctcaataaatatataaattatcatatatatataaaaattagggACACTTGTTCTTAGTCCACCCATAGCCTCAGAGTTCTGTGGTTTGGATTGCAGGAAATTGGAGCTCTGGTGACACAGTATTTTTTGTTCCATGCCTGCGTTGGCCTAATTCTGCCTTCACTTGCAAGATTGAGGACCATGTACATTACAAGTTTTTGAAGTCGTTTTTTTCAACACCATGCCtcttatttgtgaaattttagttttaagtaaCTGTgcttttaatcattattttttagGTATGTGCCAAATGAGTTGCGTGGAGGAATGATAAGCCTTTCCCTAGCTCCAACAAATGCTGCAATTTTGTTTATTCTGATGCAGGTGTGTCCTTGACCCAATTTATGCATCCGTGCACATTCTATATTCATGGATGATTCATTTTACTGGAAAGAGGGGAAATGGCAGTATGAAACCTGATACACCTCTTCTGCCCCTTTTTATCTGCTGTTGTAATAATTTGGTTAAGAATTGTGAATTAGGGCTGACAATGTTTATCCCTAGACCTGAGCTCTTGAGGATAGGAAAATTGGACATGAGCACTCACTGAATCTTGTGGGAGAATATGGAATATGATAATAATGCAAATTTTCTGTTTTTCCTAATGAACTAACTGTCTAGCTTCGTAATGTTGCAGAGAGGCTATTATAGGACTGTTGAGAATTCAGAAGTGATAGCGTTTGCTGCGGTTGGATTGTTCGCGGCAGCTGGTTGCATGTATGTTTTGAAGCGGTTGGGAAAGCAACCATATCAAAACTggcataaattatgattttccaTTTCCCATTTTTGCTGGCATTGATGGTTTACTGGAATCTATAATTAATGGCCGATCAATTTGAAGGATCAAACAGCTTTATCGTGGACCTTCAAATTTCTAGTGAATCATATGCAAGGAGGCATTTAACCTATGCAAAAGAGATGAAAGGGCAGAACAGTTTGAAGGATTAGCCAAGTTATCGCAATAACCTCGCAAGATCACTCTGGAAGAAAATACAAGCAACACCGTAATTCAGCCAGTAACAATTGACCATCAAACCCTGCAGGTTTTGTGTTATATCTAATACAAGTGAATATGTTTTGCATTTGAAATTTTGCCTGAAGGTGCAGTTGAAAGGTGGATTGATGTAGCAGAGGGCCTCTCAGTGTT
This genomic window contains:
- the LOC105804001 gene encoding uncharacterized protein LOC105804001, coding for MGVVIESSVWVPSSSVYIFIFLSCFFSLSLFPFYLSKHAPTKSPPFYDHPTFASSLRFQRYFLLLYSLASVLEGLWSVYGEFELVYYGITKEDTVTFMLIGFGAALFVGSFLGLLSDLIGRKKSCLVFYIFHLVVGIWKRITSSPSFWVANVCLSLATSIFSSSFETWAVVEHDKGHRQDLLNETFWLMTFFESAALIGSQVMSNWMVGGNLEKEIACPSTAAILTAIVGIICISRVYGGSPQTVTFKEYKVSFYSYILCDRRIWLLACAQSCLHFSIVVFWILWAPTLVADGREVYLGLMYPCVLGARMLGSTLFPWFINAPLRTEDCLVYAFIIQGLLLSIIAFDYQEIGALVTQYFLFHACVGLILPSLARLRTMYVPNELRGGMISLSLAPTNAAILFILMQRGYYRTVENSEVIAFAAVGLFAAAGCMYVLKRLGKQPYQNWHKL